A window of the Pongo abelii isolate AG06213 chromosome 10, NHGRI_mPonAbe1-v2.0_pri, whole genome shotgun sequence genome harbors these coding sequences:
- the BTG1 gene encoding protein BTG1 codes for MHPFYTRAATMIGEIAAAVSFISKFLRTKGLTSERQLQTFSQSLQELLAEHYKHHWFPEKPCKGSGYRCIRINHKMDPLIGQAAQRIGLSSQELFRLLPSELTLWVDPYEVSYRIGEDGSICVLYEASPAGGSTQNSTNVQMVDSRISCKEELLLGRTSPSKNYNMMTVSG; via the exons ATGCATCCCTTCTACACCCGGGCCGCCACCATGATAGGCGAGATCGCCGCCGCCGTGTCCTTCATTTCCAAGTTCCTTCGCACCAAGGGGCTCACGAGCGAGCGACAACTGCAGACCTTCAGCCAGAGCCTGCAGGAGCTGCTGGCAG AACATTATAAACATCACTGGTTCCCAGAAAAGCCATGCAAGGGATCGGGTTACCGTTGTATTCGCATCAACCATAAAATGGATCCTCTGATTGGACAGGCAGCACAGCGGATTGGACTGAGCAGTCAGGAGCTGTTCAGGCTTCTCCCAAGTGAACTCACACTCTGGGTTGACCCCTATGAAGTGTCCTACAGAATTGGAGAGGATGGCTCCATCTGTGTGCTGTATGAAGCCTCACCAGCAGGAGGTAGCACTCAAAACAGCACCAACGTGCAAATGGTAGACAGCCGAATCAGCTGTAAGGAGGAACTTCTCTTGGGCAGAACGAGCCCTTCCAAAAACTACAATATGATGACTGTATCAGGTTAA